In Nicotiana tabacum cultivar K326 chromosome 17, ASM71507v2, whole genome shotgun sequence, one DNA window encodes the following:
- the LOC107831906 gene encoding thaumatin-like protein 1 produces MAISSALIIHSLIVLIFCEGILGATFTFVNKCDKTVWPGILGTPKLDSTGFELTKGSSRSFQAPTGWSGRFWGRTGCNFDDSGSGTCATADCGSGQMECNGGGATPPATLAEFTLGSGSQDFYDVSLVDGYNLPMMVEVSGGSGPCASTGCNVDLNQKCPTELRVEDGGACRSACDAFRTPQYCCEGAYASPATCSPSVYSQMFKSACPKSYSYAYDDATSTFTCSNANYIITFCPSLPSKKSSTSDGSTDGSGSESGSGSLPDTESGSETGSESGSLPGSESGSGAMGQAMLADGSWLASLATGSSASNQPSRVIQFIPLIVAFVLFISSLLKL; encoded by the exons ATGGCTATCTCCAGTGCGTTGATAATTCATAGCCTTATTGTGCTCATCTTCTGTGAAG GTATATTGGGGGCTACGTTTACATTTGTGAACAAGTGTGACAAAACTGTGTGGCCTGGAATTTTGGGCACTCCAAAACTGGACAGTACTGGTTTCGAGCTTACCAAAGGCAGTTCTCGTTCATTTCAAGCACCGACCGGCTGGTCCGGTCGTTTCTGGGGCCGAACCGGCTGCAACTTCGACGACTCGGGAAGCGGTACATGTGCCACAGCCGACTGCGGCTCCGGCCAAATGGAGTGCAACGGCGGAGGAGCCACACCTCCGGCGACATTAGCCGAATTCACACTCGGGTCTGGTTCGCAGGATTTCTATGATGTGAGCTTAGTGGACGGGTACAACTTGCCCATGATGGTGGAAGTGAGTGGCGGGTCGGGTCCATGTGCATCAACGGGTTGCAACGTGGACTTGAACCAAAAATGTCCGACGGAGTTGAGGGTGGAGGACGGCGGCGCTTGTAGAAGCGCCTGTGATGCTTTCAGGACTCCACAATACTGTTGTGAAGGTGCTTATGCTTCGCCGGCGACGTGCTCGCCGTCGGTGTACTCGCAGATGTTCAAGTCGGCGTGTCCCAAATCCTATAGCTACGCCTACGACGATGCCACAAGTACATTCACATGTTCTAATGCCAATTACATCATCACATTTTGTCCCTCTCTACCAAG CAAAAAATCCTCAACATCAGACGGGTCGACGGATGGGTCAGGTAGTGAGTCAGGATCCGGGTCACTTCCAGATACTGAATCAGGGTCAGAGACTGGATCAGAATCCGGGTCACTTCCAGGTTCCGAATCAGGGTCAGGGGCGATGGGTCAGGCAATGTTAGCGGATGGATCTTGGTTAGCAAGTTTGGCTACAGGGAGCTCGGCTAGTAATCAACCGTCGAGGGTTATTCAATTTATACCTCTAATAGTGGCTTTTGTATTATTTATAAGTTCACTTTTGAAATTATAG